In Ostrea edulis chromosome 10, xbOstEdul1.1, whole genome shotgun sequence, one genomic interval encodes:
- the LOC125665978 gene encoding LOW QUALITY PROTEIN: 60S ribosomal protein L27-like (The sequence of the model RefSeq protein was modified relative to this genomic sequence to represent the inferred CDS: inserted 1 base in 1 codon), protein MGKFMKPGKVVLVLSGRFAGRKAVIVKNHDDGTQDKPYGHALVAGIDRYPRKVTRKMGKKRMKDRSKLKAFLRVYNYNHLMPTRYSVDVNLDKSAVNKDAIRDPALKRKARRDVKAKLEEKYKTGXNRWFFQKLRF, encoded by the exons ATGGGGAAGTTTATGAAACCAGGCAAAGTAGTGCTTGTGTTAAGTGGACGATTTGCTGGGAGAAAGGCAGTTATTGTGAAG AACCATGATGATGGTACACAAGACAAACCCTACGGACATGCCCTTGTAGCAGGAATTGACCGCTACCCACGTAAAGTCACCCGAAAAATGGGAAAGAAGAGGATGAAGGACAGGTCCAAACTGAAGGCTTTCCTGAGGGTGTACAACTACAACCACCTTATGCCCACTAG ataCTCAGTGGATGTTAACCTTGACAAATCTGCTGTCAATAAAGATGCAATTAGAGACCCAGCTCTGAAGCGTAAAGCAAGGAGGGATGTCAAAGCTAAATTGGAAGAAAA ataCAAGACAG AAAACAGATGGTTTTTCCAGAAATTACGGTTCTAA